A window of the Anoplopoma fimbria isolate UVic2021 breed Golden Eagle Sablefish chromosome 17, Afim_UVic_2022, whole genome shotgun sequence genome harbors these coding sequences:
- the LOC129106276 gene encoding transcription factor HES-5-like, producing MAPTITAATTNSQEHLTLTHKLRKPLVEKLRRDRINSSIEQLKSLLGPKFLKQEPDSKLEKADILEMTVCVLRRLQQQNQAVDSAAVGQGYSRCVQEVTHFLSKEQVKTQSQRRLLNHFNKLQSSSDKNLREADFSPLSSTVQTSITKEKSPVNSALWRPW from the exons ATGGCTCCTACAATCACTGCAGCAACGACCAATTCTCAGGAGCATCTGACTCTGACCCACAAG ctcAGAAAGCCTTTGGTGGAGAAGTTACGCAGAGATCGAATCAACAGCAGCATTGAGCAGCTCAAGTCTCTCCTGGGTCCAAAGTTCCTCAAACAGGAGCCAGACTCCAAGCTGGAGAAAGCAGACATCCTGGAGATGACAGTTTGTGTCTTGAGAcgactgcagcagcagaatCAAGCTGTGGACTCAGCAGCTGTTGGTCAGGGCTACTCCAGATGTGTCCAAGAGGTGACACACTTCCTGTCCAAGGAGCAGGTGAAGACACAGTCCCAGAGAAGACTGCTGAACCACTTCAACAAGCTGCAGTCTTCCTCTGATAAGAACCTGAGAGAGGCTGACTTCTCTCCTCTGAGCTCCACAGTCCAGACCAGCATCACCAAAGAGAAGAGTCCAGTCAACAGCGCCCTCTGGAGGCCGTGGTAG
- the LOC129106359 gene encoding protein hairy-like, producing the protein MKPAEIRFSLQRPLQHRDPDMAPTITAATTNSQEHLTLTHKLRKPLVEKLRRDRINSSIEHLKSLLGPEFLKQEPDSKLEKADILEMTVCVLTRLQQQHQQQRRLLNHFKKLQSSSDKNLREADFSPLSSTVQTSITKEKSPVNSAPWRPW; encoded by the exons ATGAAGCCAGCAGAGATCAGATTCTCTCTACAGAGACCTCTACAGCACAGAGATCCAGACATGGCTCCTACAATCACTGCAGCAACGACCAATTCTCAGGAGCATCTGACTCTGACCCACAAG CTCAGAAAGCCTCTGGTGGAGAAGTTACGCAGAGATCGAATCAACAGCAGCATTGAGCATCTCAAGTCTCTCCTGGGTCCAGAGTTCCTCAAACAGGAACCAGACTCCAAGCTGGAGAAAGCAGACATCCTGGAGATGACAGTTTGTGTCCTGACacgactgcagcagcagcatcaacagcagAGAAGACTGCTGAACCACTTCAAAAAGCTGCAGTCTTCCTCTGATAAGAACCTGAGAGAGGCTGACTTCTCTCCTCTGAGCTCCACAGTCCAGACCAGCATCACCAAAGAGAAGAGTCCAGTCAACAGCGCCCCCTGGAGGCCGTGGTAG
- the LOC129106362 gene encoding enhancer of split mbeta protein-like translates to MKPAEIRFSLQRPLQHRDPDMAPTITAATTNSQEHLTLTHKLRKPLVEKLRRDRINSSIEHLKSLLGPEFLKQEPDSKLEKADILEMTVCVLTRLQQQHQQQRRLLNHFNKLQSSSDKNLREADFSPLSSTVQTSITKEKSPVSSDPWRPW, encoded by the exons ATGAAGCCAGCAGAGATCAGATTCTCTCTACAGAGACCTCTACAGCACAGAGATCCAGACATGGCTCCTACAATCACTGCAGCAACGACCAATTCTCAGGAGCATCTGACTCTGACCCACAAG CTCAGAAAGCCTCTGGTGGAGAAGTTACGCAGAGATCGAATCAACAGCAGCATTGAGCATCTCAAGTCTCTCCTGGGTCCAGAGTTCCTCAAACAGGAACCAGACTCCAAGCTGGAGAAAGCAGACATCCTGGAGATGACAGTTTGTGTCCTGACacgactgcagcagcagcatcaacagcagAGAAGACTGCTGAACCACTTCAACAAGCTGCAGTCTTCCTCTGATAAGAACCTGAGAGAGGCTGACTTCTCTCCTCTGAGCTCCACAGTCCAGACCAGCATCACCAAAGAGAAGAGTCCAGTCAGCAGTGACCCCTGGAGGCCGTGGTAG
- the LOC129106363 gene encoding transcription factor HES-5-like → MAPTITAATTNSQEHLTLTHKLRKPLVEKLRRDRINSSIEHLKSLLGPKFLKQEPDSKLEKADILEMTVCVLTRLQQQHQQQRRLLNHFNKLQSSSDKNLREADFSPLSSTGQTSITKEKSPVSSDPWRPW, encoded by the exons ATGGCTCCTACAATCACTGCAGCAACGACCAATTCTCAGGAGCATCTGACTCTGACCCACAAG CTCAGAAAGCCTCTGGTGGAGAAGTTACGCAGAGATCGAATCAACAGCAGCATTGAGCATCTCAAGTCTCTCCTGGGTCCAAAGTTCCTCAAACAGGAACCAGACTCCAAGCTGGAGAAAGCAGACATCCTGGAGATGACAGTTTGTGTCCTGACacgactgcagcagcagcatcaacagcagAGAAGACTGCTGAACCACTTCAACAAGCTGCAGTCTTCCTCTGATAAGAACCTGAGAGAGGCTGACTTCTCTCCTCTGAGCTCCACAGGCCAGACCAGCATCACCAAAGAGAAGAGTCCAGTCAGCAGTGACCCCTGGAGGCCGTGGTAG
- the LOC129106301 gene encoding enhancer of split mbeta protein-like: MKPAEIRFSLQRPLQHRDPDMAPTITAATTNSQEHLTLTHKLRKPLVEKLRRERINSSIEQLKSLLGPEFLKQEPDSKLEKADILEMTVCVLTRLQQQNQQQRRLLNHFNKLQSSSDKNLREADFSPLSSTVQTSITKEKSPVNSAPWRPW, translated from the exons ATGAAGCCAGCAGAGATCAGATTCTCTCTACAGAGACCTCTACAGCACAGAGATCCAGACATGGCTCCTACAATCACTGCAGCAACGACCAATTCTCAGGAGCATCTGACTCTGACCCACAAG CTCAGAAAGCCTCTGGTGGAGAAGTTACGCAGAGAGCGAATCAACAGCAGCATTGAGCAGCTCAAGTCTCTCCTGGGTCCAGAGTTCCTCAAACAGGAGCCAGACTCCAAGCTGGAGAAAGCAGACATCCTGGAGATGACAGTTTGTGTCCTGACAcgactgcagcagcagaatCAACAGCAGAGAAGACTGCTGAACCACTTCAACAAGCTGCAGTCTTCCTCTGATAAGAACCTGAGAGAGGCTGACTTCTCTCCTCTGAGCTCCACAGTCCAGACCAGCATCACCAAAGAGAAGAGTCCAGTCAACAGCGCCCCCTGGAGGCCGTGGTAG
- the LOC129106352 gene encoding enhancer of split mbeta protein-like gives MKPAEIRFSLQRPLQHRDPDMAPTITAATTNSQEHLTLTHKLRKPLVEKLRRDRINSSIEHLKSLLAPEFLKQEPDTKLEKADILEMTVCVLTRLQQQHQQQRRLLKHFNKLQSSSDKNLREADFSPLSSTVQTSITKEKSPVNSAPWRPW, from the exons ATGAAGCCAGCAGAGATCAGATTCTCTCTACAGAGACCTCTACAGCACAGAGATCCAGACATGGCTCCTACAATCACTGCAGCAACGACCAATTCTCAGGAGCATCTGACTCTGACCCACAAG CTCAGAAAGCCTCTGGTGGAGAAGTTACGCAGAGATCGAATCAACAGCAGCATTGAGCATCTCAAGTCTCTCCTGGCTCCAGAGTTCCTCAAACAGGAGCCAGACACCAAGCTGGAGAAAGCAGACATCCTGGAGATGACAGTTTGTGTCCTGACacgactgcagcagcagcatcaacagcagAGAAGACTGCTGAAGCACTTCAACAAGCTGCAGTCTTCCTCTGATAAGAACCTGAGAGAGGCTGACTTCTCTCCTCTGAGCTCCACAGTCCAGACCAGCATCACCAAAGAGAAGAGTCCAGTCAACAGCGCCCCCTGGAGGCCGTGGTAG
- the LOC129106283 gene encoding transcription factor HES-5-like yields MKPAEIRFSLQRPLQHRDPDMAPTITAASTNSQEHLTLTHKLRKPLVEKLRRERINSSIEHLKSLLGPEFLKQEPDSKLEKADILEMTVCVLRLQQQNQAVDSAAVGQGYSRCVQEVTHFLSKEQVKPQSQRRLLNHFNKLQSSSDKNLREADFSPLSSTVQTSITKEKSPVNSALWRPW; encoded by the exons ATGAAGCCAGCAGAGATCAGATTCTCTCTACAGAGACCTCTACAGCACAGAGATCCAGACATGGCTCCTACAATCACTGCAGCATCGACCAATTCTCAGGAGCATCTGACTCTGACCCACAAG CTCAGAAAGCCTCTGGTGGAGAAGTTACGGAGAGAGCGAATCAACAGCAGCATTGAGCATCTCAAGTCTCTCCTGGGTCCAGAGTTCCTCAAACAGGAACCAGACTCCAAGCTGGAGAAAGCAGACATCCTGGAGATGACAGTTTGTGTCTTGagactgcagcagcagaatCAAGCTGTGGACTCAGCAGCTGTTGGTCAGGGCTACTCCAGATGTGTCCAAGAGGTGACACACTTCCTGTCCAAGGAGCAGGTGAAGCCACAGTCCCAGAGAAGACTGCTGAACCACTTCAACAAGCTGCAGTCTTCCTCTGATAAGAACCTGAGAGAGGCTGACTTCTCTCCTCTGAGCTCCACAGTCCAGACCAGCATCACCAAAGAGAAGAGTCCAGTCAACAGCGCCCTCTGGAGGCCGTGGTAG